Below is a genomic region from Cellulomonas sp. P24.
CTGGAGCGAAGGGGTGCTCGCCGCCGGGGGACCGGTCCAGGTGTTCACGGCGGCCGACTCCATGACGTCGGGTCCCGGCCCGGAGGTTGACCGCCAGGACGGACCGCACGCCCACGCGGCCCTGGTCGCGCCCGGCGGCCGCCACCTGCTCGTGACCGACCTGGGGACGGACGAACTCCGTCGGTACCGGATCCGGGGCGACGGGTTGCTGGAGGCGGGCGGCATCGCGGCACGGCTGCCGGCGGGCACCGGACCTCGCCACCTCGCCGCAGGCCCCGGAGGGCACGTGTACGTCGTCGGCGAGTTGGACAGCACGGTCCACGTCCTGCGCTGGGCGCCGGACACCGCCACGGCCGTGCTCGTGCAGACGGTGCCGGCGTGCAGCACGGCGCCACGACCTGACGGTCGCGGTCGCCGCAACCTCGCCGCACACCTCGACGTCGTGGACCGGCGGGTCCTGGTCAGCGTCCGCGGCGCCGACGTCCTGACGTCGTTCGCGGTGAGCCCAGGAGGTTCCGAGCTCACCCCTCTCGGCGAGTGGCCGACCGGGGGGACCTGGCCGCGGCACTTCGCCGTGGTCGACGGGGCGGTGGTCGCCGCGAACCAGATCTCGTCGACCGTGGCCGTCGGCACCGTCGGCACCGACCGACCCGTCGGCACCGTCGGCTCCGACCGACCCGTCGGCACCGTCGGCTCCGACCGACCCGTCGGCACCGTCGGCTCCGACCGACCCGTCGGCACCGTCGGCACCGACCGACCCGTCACTCCCACCGAGGACGGCGCCGCTGCCGAAGCCGTCCGTCACCTGCTCGACCTTCCCGCGCCCGCCTGCGTCGTCCCGGTCGGGGTGTGACGCGGTGCTCCACGGGACCCACCGCCAGCTCCGGATCGCGATGCTGTCGGTCCACACGTCTCCGCTCGACCAGCCCGGCATCGGTGACGCCGGTGGGATGAACGTCTACGTCTCGGAGCTGTCGCAGGCGCTCGCCCGGCGCGGAGCACGGGTCGAGATCTTCACGCGGGCGACGTCGTCGGCCCTCCCGGAGACGGTGATCCTTCCCGGCACCGATGCCGACGGCAGGCTCCTCGACCGGGAGCAGGCGCGTGCGATCCTGCTCGGCGACGAGGTCGACGTGGGAGTGGTGCCCCCCGTCCTGGTGCACCACGTGCCGGCAGGTCCGTTCGAGGGCCTCGACAAGAGCGACCTGCCGGGACAGCTGTGCGCGATGACGGCGGGGGTCCTGCGGTCCGAGGCGGCGCGCGCGGCGGGGTGGTACGACGTCGTGCACTCCCACTACTGGTTGTCCGGTCAGGTGGGGTGGCTCGCGGCCGACCGGTGGGACGTGCCGCTCGTGCACACGATGCACACGATGGCGCGCGTCAAGAACGCTGCGCTCGCGCCGGGGGACACGCCGGAGCCGCACGGCAGGATGATCGGCGAGGAGCAGGTGGTCGCGGAGGCCGACGCCCTGATCGCGAGCACCGACGAGGAGGCGCGGGACCTCGTGGAGCTGTACGGGGCGGCCCCGGATCGCGTGCGGACGGTCGCCCCGGGTGTCGACCTCGACCTGTTCACGCCGGGTGACCGTGCGGCGGCGCGCGCCAGGCTCGGGCTCGACGCGACCGGTCCGCTCGTGCTGTTCGCCGGTCGCGTGCAGCCGCTCAAGGGTCCGGACGTCCTGGTCCA
It encodes:
- the mshA gene encoding D-inositol-3-phosphate glycosyltransferase yields the protein MLSVHTSPLDQPGIGDAGGMNVYVSELSQALARRGARVEIFTRATSSALPETVILPGTDADGRLLDREQARAILLGDEVDVGVVPPVLVHHVPAGPFEGLDKSDLPGQLCAMTAGVLRSEAARAAGWYDVVHSHYWLSGQVGWLAADRWDVPLVHTMHTMARVKNAALAPGDTPEPHGRMIGEEQVVAEADALIASTDEEARDLVELYGAAPDRVRTVAPGVDLDLFTPGDRAAARARLGLDATGPLVLFAGRVQPLKGPDVLVQALAVLRASGRPVPTLVVLGGPSGRPTAVRELAALAAASGVSDHVIVRPPVPRSVLVDWYRAADLVAMPSRSESFGLVAAEAQASGTPVLAAGVGGLRSVVADGTSGRLVAGHDPETWAAAIGELLADDAARVVLGQGARAHALQFGWDASADKVLRVYDEARRRRSER
- a CDS encoding lactonase family protein; translated protein: MTSTHLDLWIGTYPVAGAGSPAGLGEGIWRARVDPATGTWHGARQVAELPAPSFLVAHPSGSVVYAVGETADGTVTALGADGVDLDDGLLRPLGTVRSGGEDPCHLLLAPGATALYVTNYSSGTVGVLPLAADGTWSEGVLAAGGPVQVFTAADSMTSGPGPEVDRQDGPHAHAALVAPGGRHLLVTDLGTDELRRYRIRGDGLLEAGGIAARLPAGTGPRHLAAGPGGHVYVVGELDSTVHVLRWAPDTATAVLVQTVPACSTAPRPDGRGRRNLAAHLDVVDRRVLVSVRGADVLTSFAVSPGGSELTPLGEWPTGGTWPRHFAVVDGAVVAANQISSTVAVGTVGTDRPVGTVGSDRPVGTVGSDRPVGTVGSDRPVGTVGTDRPVTPTEDGAAAEAVRHLLDLPAPACVVPVGV